The window acaaaggaaagaagaacGATAGAAATGAAGAAGCTTTGCAATAGGTTCTGACATTAAGGGAAGAAGCTTGCTGAGTCAAAGACCCTACGATACATACCTTCAAAATCAGTTTGATGTTGTTACGATTTGAAGATCCAACGTAGATGCTAGCTCACTAGGAAGATCAGGGACATTACTGTGTTAGCCTGCAAAATTCAATAACATGGCAAAAACGCACCATGACAAGTCTGATGTAACATGAGAAACCAACAGAGATATAGGGCAAGAGACCAGTTAGTAACCTAATGTTTCTCTGTTCGAACCCTCCCACACATTAAACCCAGTGCCTGGACGGTCTGCATTAAAGAGACAGATGTATTTAATTTcacttatatagaaagaaagaaaaaataggtCAAGAGGAAGAAcactacctgaagatgtagcgcAGAGAAGACAACGATCCATCAGATACATAACCGACCGAGCAATGTAATTGCTATTTGCGTCCTCATCATTAACGTGTTCCATTGCCACCCGAAGAGCCTTTTCTCTTACAAGCTTGTTTAACGGCCACCTTGCAAGGAAAGGCTCCACAAAGATGTGAAGAGAGTCCCATAAAAATCTACAAACATAAATGCAAATAGCAGTTTCAGGAAGCAACGGGATGGTTCCAGACCAATCAAAGATTCCGAGTATCTACAAACAAAAACGTGGGGAATATACGTAGATGTTAGTTAGTATCTAAAATCAAAACTAGTTGTgcttaaaacaacaaaatttgattacCTTAGAAGCTTCAGCTGGTACGATCTGAAACGCTCTTTCTCTCAATGCGTAATCCCCACTCTGTAAATTAAGGGACAAAACAGTAAGGAATTCTAGTCAAGGCACTAGTTAAAAAGATATCAGAGAGAGCCAGAAAAATTTAATCACCTGGTGACAATAGATAAATCGAAGCATCTCCTTTGGATAATCTGCATCAAAAATCTCCTTGAGGTGTCCTGGGATATACAATGGAAGGGCTCCCATGCAGTCAAACCTCTGTTTCCACCCTACATCAAACAAAGTTGTATTCGTTAATAGCTACATGTAattagtaggaaaaaaaaaccacaaaaccaaagtgaaatttcaaaaacaaatataagagATATGTTTAGAGCATGAACCCATGAGAACGCCTGAGGACAATCACTCAAAGCCATCACTGATAGTTAAAAGCATCATCCATGatctgaaataacaaaaaaggaCAAGTAAATAACATGTCAATAGAAGAAGTGAACATGTAACTTTGTTCCAACAATTTCAGTAGCTAAACAAACCTTCTAGAGTCGTAGACAATAATAATACTACCCTACAGTAATATAtaacattggaaaaaaaaaaacttacagtaATCTTTACATTAGCATCACCAAGCAAGGAGCAAGAGACACTACTGATCCCATTCCTTCAATTCCTCctgaaaaacacacacacagaagttacccaattaattaataaaccCTCATTCATCAAAGCTTGACGACAAGGATCAATCAAAANNNNNNNNNNNNNNNNNNNNNNNNNNNNNNNNNNNNNNNNNNNNNNNNNNNNNNNNNNNNNNNNNNNNNNNNNNNNNNNNNNNNNNNNNNNNNNNNNNNNNNNNNNNNNNNNNNNNNNNNNNNNNNNNNNNNNNNNNNNNNNNNNNNNNNNNNNNNNNNNNNNNNNNNNNNNNNNNNNNNNNNNNNNNNNNNNNNNNNNNNNNNNNNNNNNNNNNNNNNNNNNNNNNNNNNNNNNNNNNNNNNNNNNNNNNNNNNNNNNNNNNNNNNNNNNNNNNNNNNNNNNNNNNNNNNNNNNNNNNNNNNNNNNNNNNNNNNNNNNNNNNNNNNNNNNNNNNNNNNNNNNNNNNNNNNNNNNNNNNNNNNNNNNNNNNNNNNNNNNNNNNNNNNNNNNNNNNNNNNNNNNNNNNNNNNNNNNNNNNNNNNNNNNNNNNNNNNNNNNNNNNNNNNNNNNNNNNNNNNNNNNNNNNNNNNNNNNNNNNNNNNNNNNNNNNNNNNNNNNNNNNNNNNNNNNNNNNNNNNNNNNNNNNNNNNNNNNNNNNNNNNNNNNNNNNNNNNNNNNNNNNNNNNNNNNNNNNNNNNNNNNNNNNNNNNNNNNNNNNNNNNNNNNNNNNNNNNNNNNNNNNNNNNNNNNNNNNNNNNNNNNNNNNNNNNNNNNNNNNNNNNNNNNNNNNNNNNNNNNNNNNNNNNNNNNNNNNNNNNNNNNNNNNNNNNNNNNNNNNNNNNNNNNNNNNNNNNNNNNNNNNNNNNNNNNNNNNNNNNNNNNNNNNNNNNNNNNNNNNNNNNNNNNNNNNNNNNNNNNNNNNNNNNNNNNNNNNNNNNNNNNNNNNNNNNNNNNNNNNNNNNNNNNNNNNNNNNNNNNNNNNNNNNNNNNNNNNNNNNNNNNNNNNNNNNNNNNNNNNNNNNNNNNNNNNNNNNNNNNNNNNNNNNNNNNNNNNNNNNNNNNNNNNNNNNNNNNNNNNNNNNNNNNNNNNNNNNNNNNNNNNNNNNNNNNNNNNNNNNNNNNNNNNNNNNNNNNNNNNNNNNNNNNNNNNNNNNNNNNNNNNNNNNNNNNNNNNNNNNNNNNNNNNNNNNNNNNNNNNNNNNNNNNNNNNNNNNNNNNNNNNNNNNNNNNNNNNNNNNNNNNNNNNNNNNNNNNNNNNNNNNNNNNNNNNNNNNNNNNNNNNNNNNNNNNNNNNNNNNNNNNNNNNNNNNNNNNNNNNNNNNNNNNNNNNNNNNNNNNNNNNNNNNNNNNNNNNNNNNNNNNNNNNNNNNNNNNNNNNNNNNNNNNNNNNNNNNNNNNNNNNNNNNNNNNNNNNNNNNNNNNNNNNNNNNNNNNNNNNNNNNNNNNNNNNNNNNNNNNNNNNNNNNNNNNNNNNNNNNNNNNNNNNNNNNNNNNNNNNNNNNNNNNNNNNNNNNNNNNNNNNNNNNNNNNNNNNNNNNNNNNNNNNNNNNNNNNNNNNNNNNNNNNNNNNNNNNNNNNNNNNNNNNNNNNNNNNNNNNNNNNNNNNNNNNNNNNNNNNNNNNNNNNNNNNNNNNNNNNNNNNNNNNNNNNNNNNNNNNNNNNNNNNNNNNNNNNNNNNNNNNNNNNNNNNNNNNNNNNNNNNNNNNNNNNNNNNNNNNNNNNNNNNNNNNNNNNNNNNNNNNNNNNNNNNNNNNNNNNNNNNNNNNNNNNNNNNNNNNNNNNNNNNNNNNNNNNNNNNNNNNNNNNNNNNNNNNNNNNNNNNNNNNNNNNNNNNNNNNNNNNNNNNNNNNNNNNNNNNNNNNNNNNNNNNNNNNNNNNNNNNNNNNNNNNNNNNNNNNNNNNNNNNNNNNNNNNNNNNNNNNNNNNNNNNNNNNNNNNNNNNNNNNNNNNNNNNNNNNNNNNNNNNNNNNNNNNNNNNNNNNNNNNNNNNNNNNNNNNNNNNNNNNNNNNNNNNNNNNNNNNNNNNNNNNNNNNNNNNNNNNNNNNNNNNNNNNNNNNNNNNNNNNNNNNNNNNNNNNNNNNNNNNNNNNNNNNNNNNNNNNNNNNNNNNNNNNNNNNNNNNNNNNNNNNNNNNNNNNNNNNNNNNNNNNNNNNNNNNNNNNNNNNNNNNNNNNNNNNNNNNNNNNNNNNNNNNNNNNNNNNNNNNNNNNNNNNNNNNNNNNNNNNNNNNNNNNNNNNNNNNNNNNNNNNNNNNNNNNNNNNNNNNNNNNNNNNNNNNNNNNNNNNNNNNNNNNNNNNNNNNNNNNNNNNNNNNNNNNNNNNNNNNNNNNNNNNNNNNNNNNNNNNNNNNNNNNNNNNNNNNNNNNNNNNNNNNNNNNNNNNNNNNNNNNNNNNNNNNNNNNNNNNNNNNNNNNNNNNNNNNNNNNNNNNNNNNNNNNNNNNNNNNNNNNNNNNNNNNNNNNNNNNNNNNNNNNNNNNNNNNNNNNNNNNNNNNNNNNNNNNNNNNNNNNNNNNNNNNNNNNNNNNNNNNNNNNNNNNNNNNNNNNNNNNNNNNNNNNNNNNNNNNNNNNNNNNNNNNNNNNNNNNNNNNNNNNNNNNNNNNNNNNNNNNNNNNNNNNNNNNNNNNNNNNNNNNNNNNNNNNNNNNNNNNNNNNNNNNNNNNNNNNNNNNNNNNNNNNNNNNNNNNNNNNNNNNNNNNNNNNNNNNNNNNNNNNNNNNNNNNNNNNNNNNNNNNNNNNNNNNNNNNNNNNNNNNNNNNNNNNNNNNNNNNNNNNNNNNNNNNNNNNNNNNNNNNNNNNNNNNNNNNNNNNNNNNNNNNNNNNNNNNNNNNNNNNNNNNNNNNNNNNNNNNNNNNNNNNNNNNNNNNNNNNNNNNNNNNNNNNNNNNNNNNNNNNNNNNNNNNNNNNNNNNNNNNNNNNNNNNNNNNNNNNNNNNNNNNNNNNNNNNNNNNNNNNNNNNNNNNNNNNNNNNNNNNNNNNNNNNNNNNNNNNNNNNNNNNNNNNNNNNNNNNNNNNNNNNNNNNNNNNNNNNNNNNNNNNNNNNNNNNNNNNNNNNNNNNNNNNNNNNNNNNNNNNNNNNNNNNNNNNNNNNNNNNNNNNNNNNNNNNNNNNNNNNNNNNNNNNNNNNNNNNNNNNNNNNNNNNNNNNNNNNNNNNNNNNNNNNNNNNNNNNNNNNNNNNNNNNNNNNNNNNNNNNNNNNNNNNNNNNNNNNNNNNNNNNNNNNNNNNNNNNNNNNNNNNNNNNNNNNNNNNNNNNNNNNNNNNNNNNNNNNNNNNNNNNNNNNNNNNNNNNNNNNNNNNNNNNNNNNNNNNNNNNNNNNNNNNNNNNNNNNNNNNNNNNNNNNNNNNNNNNNNNNNNNNNNNNNNNNNNNNNNNNNNNNNNNNNNNNNNNNNNNNNNNNNNNNNNNNNNNNNNNNNNNNNNNNNNNNNNNNNNNNNNNNNNNNNNNNNNNNNNNNNNNNNNNNNNNNNNNNNNNNNNNNNNNNNNNNNNNNNNNNNNNNNNNNNNNNNNNNNNNNNNNNNNNNNNNNNNNNNNNNNNNNNNNNNNNNNNNNNNNNNNNNNNNNNNNNNNNNNNNNNNNNNNNNNNNNNNNNNNNNNNNNNNNNNNNNNNNNNNNNNNNNNNNNNNNNNNNNNNNNNNNNNNNNNNNNNNNNNNNNNNNNNNNNNNNNNNNNNNNNNNNNNNNNNNNNNNNNNNNNNNNNNNNNNNNNNNNNNNNNNNNNNNNNNNNNNNNNNNNNNNNNNNNNNNNNNNNNNNNNNNNNNNNNNNNNNNNNNNNNNNNNNNNNNNNNNNNNNNNNNNNNNNNNNNNNNNNNNNNNNNNNNNNNNNNNNNNNNNNNNNNNNNNNNNNNNNNNNNNNNNNNNNNNNNNNNNNNNNNNNNNNNNNNNNNNNNNNNNNNNNNNNNNNNNNNNNNNNNNNNNNNNNNNNNNNNNNNNNNNNNNNNNNNNNNNNNNNN is drawn from Camelina sativa cultivar DH55 chromosome 8, Cs, whole genome shotgun sequence and contains these coding sequences:
- the LOC104708858 gene encoding lupeol synthase 5-like isoform X1, with translation MALSDCPQAFSWRFDCMGALPLYIPGHLKEIFDADYPKEMLRFIYCHQSGDYALRERAFQIVPAEASKILGIFDWSGTIPLLPETAICIYVCRFLWDSLHIFVEPFLARWPLNKLVREKALRVAMEHVNDEDANSNYIARSVMYLMDRCLLCATSSDRPGTGFNVWEGSNRETLG
- the LOC104708858 gene encoding lupeol synthase 5-like isoform X2, which encodes MGWKQRFDCMGALPLYIPGHLKEIFDADYPKEMLRFIYCHQSGDYALRERAFQIVPAEASKILGIFDWSGTIPLLPETAICIYVCRFLWDSLHIFVEPFLARWPLNKLVREKALRVAMEHVNDEDANSNYIARSVMYLMDRCLLCATSSDRPGTGFNVWEGSNRETLG